The following are from one region of the Thiocapsa rosea genome:
- the purF gene encoding amidophosphoribosyltransferase, whose protein sequence is MCGIVGIVGKSPVNQALYDSLLVLQHRGQDAAGIVTCQGDKLHLRKDNGLARDVFRTRHMIQLGGNMGVGHVRYPTAGAASSAEAQPFYVNSPYGIVLAHNGNLTNADDLKRDLFVEDLRHLNTASDSEILLNVFAHELQLQGKLRIDEHDVFRAVSGVHRRCRGGYAAVAMIPGFGVFGFRDPHGIRPLVYGRRETDLGTEYMIASESVALDTIGFTLIADVAPGEAVCITVDGQINTHQCAAQPILSPCIFEFVYFARPDSIIDNISVHKARSRMGKKLAAKIKREWSNHDIDVVIPIPDTSRTAALQLANQLGVPYSEGFIKNRYIGRTFIMPGQQVRKKSVRQKLNAIDLEFRKKNVLLVDDSIVRGTTSQQIIQMAREAGAHRVYFASAAPPVRFPNVYGIDMPAASELIAHGRTEEEVARELGADRLIFQELDDLIDAVQKKGKSHVDRFDTSVFDGLYVTGDVTPEYLQALEANRNDVAKTAYGSFSENVIDLYNSA, encoded by the coding sequence ATGTGCGGCATCGTCGGCATTGTCGGTAAAAGTCCGGTCAACCAAGCGCTTTACGACTCGCTGCTGGTGCTCCAACACCGGGGACAGGATGCCGCCGGCATCGTGACCTGTCAGGGCGACAAGCTCCATTTGCGCAAGGACAACGGTCTTGCGCGCGATGTCTTCCGAACCCGACACATGATCCAATTAGGCGGCAACATGGGTGTCGGACATGTCCGCTACCCGACCGCCGGCGCGGCCAGCTCGGCCGAGGCCCAGCCCTTCTACGTCAATTCGCCCTACGGCATCGTGCTTGCCCATAACGGCAATCTCACCAATGCCGATGACCTCAAGCGCGACCTCTTCGTCGAGGATCTTCGCCACCTCAACACCGCGTCGGATTCCGAGATCCTGCTGAACGTCTTTGCCCACGAGCTGCAGCTCCAGGGCAAACTGCGGATCGACGAGCACGATGTCTTTCGCGCGGTGTCGGGCGTACACCGACGCTGTCGAGGCGGCTATGCCGCGGTCGCGATGATCCCGGGCTTCGGCGTCTTCGGCTTCCGCGACCCGCACGGGATCAGGCCCCTGGTCTACGGACGTCGCGAGACCGATCTGGGCACCGAGTACATGATCGCCTCCGAGAGCGTGGCGCTCGACACCATCGGCTTCACCCTGATCGCGGATGTCGCGCCGGGCGAGGCGGTCTGCATTACCGTCGACGGCCAGATCAACACGCACCAGTGTGCCGCCCAACCGATCCTGTCGCCCTGCATCTTCGAGTTCGTCTACTTCGCCCGCCCCGATTCCATCATCGACAACATCTCGGTGCACAAGGCGCGTTCCCGAATGGGCAAAAAGCTCGCGGCCAAGATCAAGCGCGAGTGGTCGAATCACGACATCGACGTCGTGATCCCCATCCCGGACACCAGCCGGACGGCCGCACTCCAGCTGGCCAATCAGCTCGGCGTGCCTTACTCGGAAGGCTTCATCAAGAACCGCTACATCGGGCGCACCTTTATCATGCCGGGCCAGCAGGTCCGCAAGAAGTCGGTTCGGCAGAAGCTCAATGCCATCGATCTGGAGTTCCGCAAGAAGAACGTCCTGCTGGTCGACGACTCCATCGTGCGCGGCACCACCTCCCAGCAGATCATTCAGATGGCGCGCGAGGCCGGGGCGCACCGGGTCTACTTCGCCTCGGCAGCACCGCCGGTGCGCTTTCCCAACGTCTACGGGATCGACATGCCCGCGGCCAGCGAACTCATCGCCCACGGCCGGACCGAGGAGGAAGTCGCGCGCGAGCTGGGTGCCGACCGACTCATCTTTCAAGAGCTCGATGATCTGATCGACGCGGTCCAGAAGAAGGGCAAAAGCCACGTGGACCGCTTCGATACCTCGGTTTTCGACGGTCTTTACGTGACCGGGGACGTGACCCCCGAGTATCTTCAGGCGCTCGAGGCGAATCGCAACGACGTCGCCAAGACCGCCTACGGCTCATTCAGCGAGAACGTCATTGACCTCTACAACTCCGCCTGA
- a CDS encoding CvpA family protein, with product MMNWVDFAILGVVLLSALVGLGRGLIREVLSLGVWIAAILIAWLFHREVAELLVPYLSQPSVRLAAAFIGLILGTLVLGALLGALLSALIEKTGLGVVDRMLGLVFGAARGVVIVAMAVFLGALTPMPEDSWWQESRLIGQFQAVAGWLIDLVPEEVQARVKSL from the coding sequence ATGATGAATTGGGTCGATTTCGCCATCCTCGGGGTTGTCCTGCTGTCCGCTTTGGTCGGGCTCGGACGCGGTCTGATCCGCGAGGTGTTGTCCCTGGGGGTCTGGATCGCCGCGATCCTGATCGCTTGGCTGTTCCACCGCGAGGTCGCCGAGCTGCTGGTGCCTTACCTGTCGCAGCCCTCGGTGCGTCTGGCCGCGGCTTTCATCGGCCTGATCCTGGGCACTCTCGTCCTCGGCGCCCTCTTGGGCGCCCTGCTGTCGGCCCTGATCGAGAAGACGGGTCTCGGTGTCGTCGATCGGATGCTCGGATTGGTCTTCGGCGCGGCTCGCGGTGTGGTGATCGTGGCGATGGCGGTCTTCCTGGGGGCCCTCACACCCATGCCGGAGGATTCCTGGTGGCAGGAATCACGGCTCATCGGCCAGTTCCAAGCGGTGGCCGGCTGGCTCATCGATCTGGTTCCCGAAGAGGTGCAGGCCAGGGTCAAGAGCCTCTGA
- a CDS encoding SPOR domain-containing protein has translation MQEGAKKRLVGAIVIVTLAVIFVPMLFEDEVVTDLPPLPTVIPEQPIVDDRFRSESFLTPADSGVGGLPEEFWIDPATLALPAVEETEPVYEAGYDEPAGDPAAAPPVAAPRTASDATARVPEAPPPMARDDGMPSYVTQVASLGTSASAQELAAKLQNEGYSAFVESAVVGGRTYFRVRVGPEADRSSAEKTAAKLRQKYKDPFVQRYP, from the coding sequence ATGCAAGAAGGCGCAAAGAAGCGGTTGGTGGGGGCGATTGTAATCGTCACGCTGGCGGTCATCTTCGTCCCGATGCTGTTCGAGGATGAAGTGGTGACGGATCTTCCTCCGTTGCCGACGGTGATTCCCGAGCAGCCGATCGTCGACGATCGCTTTCGGTCGGAGTCCTTTCTGACGCCGGCCGATTCGGGCGTCGGCGGGCTTCCCGAAGAGTTCTGGATCGATCCGGCGACCTTGGCGCTCCCCGCCGTCGAGGAGACCGAGCCCGTGTATGAGGCTGGGTACGATGAGCCGGCGGGAGACCCGGCGGCGGCCCCGCCGGTCGCAGCGCCCCGCACGGCGTCGGACGCGACCGCTCGGGTGCCCGAGGCACCGCCGCCGATGGCGCGCGACGACGGGATGCCGTCCTATGTCACCCAAGTCGCGAGTTTGGGGACTTCGGCAAGCGCGCAGGAGTTGGCGGCAAAGCTTCAAAACGAGGGCTATTCCGCCTTCGTCGAGTCGGCCGTGGTCGGCGGACGCACCTATTTTCGCGTCCGTGTCGGACCCGAAGCGGACCGATCGAGCGCCGAGAAGACGGCCGCCAAGCTCCGCCAGAAATACAAGGATCCCTTTGTTCAGCGTTATCCCTGA
- the folC gene encoding bifunctional tetrahydrofolate synthase/dihydrofolate synthase — protein sequence MTRFDTLDAWLSWQMQLHPKAIELGLERVGAVWARLGPASLPFPLVTVGGTNGKGSCVAMAEAICRAAGYRTGVFSSPHLLRYNERVRIDGEDVSDALLCESFERIDRARGETALTYFEFGTLAALDLFVRSVPDVVILEVGLGGRLDAVNLWDADVSVVTSIGLDHMAWLGDSLDEIAYEKAGIFRPGRAAVIGQRDAPARLRAEAEQRGSLPLQLGREIDWTLGDGGGWIWSAPSGQRLALSEPAMRGPFQYDNASAAIAALRALHTRLPISVNAIRAGLQRARLPGRFQVFPGTLTWILDVAHNGEAAQALAANLRAFACRGRLRAVLAVLEDKSPESIVGPLLPFVSHWYLAQSTDPRAMPVEVLSRRLDVILPAPAAVLLPDLDAALDAAQSASEPGDALLVVGSFTTVGVALRRLDPGRGDRG from the coding sequence ATGACTCGTTTCGACACCCTCGATGCCTGGTTGAGCTGGCAGATGCAGTTGCATCCGAAGGCCATTGAACTCGGGCTCGAGCGGGTGGGTGCCGTTTGGGCACGGCTGGGACCGGCGTCCTTGCCGTTTCCGCTCGTCACGGTGGGCGGGACCAACGGCAAGGGGTCCTGTGTCGCGATGGCGGAGGCGATCTGTCGTGCTGCCGGATATCGCACCGGGGTCTTCAGCTCGCCGCATCTGCTGCGTTACAACGAGCGGGTGCGAATCGACGGGGAGGACGTCTCCGATGCGCTCCTCTGCGAGTCGTTCGAGCGGATCGACCGGGCGCGCGGCGAGACGGCGCTGACCTATTTCGAGTTCGGCACACTCGCGGCGCTCGATCTCTTCGTGCGCAGCGTGCCCGATGTGGTGATCCTCGAGGTCGGTCTCGGCGGGCGTCTCGACGCGGTGAATCTGTGGGACGCGGATGTCTCGGTGGTCACCTCGATCGGGCTGGATCACATGGCCTGGTTGGGCGATTCCTTGGATGAGATCGCCTACGAGAAGGCCGGGATCTTTCGTCCCGGCCGTGCGGCCGTGATCGGGCAACGCGACGCCCCGGCGCGGCTGCGGGCCGAAGCGGAGCAGCGCGGGAGTCTGCCCCTACAGCTCGGTCGGGAGATCGACTGGACCCTCGGCGATGGCGGAGGCTGGATCTGGAGCGCGCCCTCGGGCCAGCGTTTGGCCTTGTCCGAGCCGGCGATGCGCGGCCCGTTCCAATACGACAACGCCTCGGCGGCGATCGCAGCGCTTCGCGCCTTGCATACGCGCTTGCCGATCTCGGTCAACGCGATCCGGGCGGGGTTGCAGCGGGCGCGCTTGCCGGGCCGGTTTCAGGTCTTCCCCGGAACGCTGACCTGGATCCTGGATGTCGCCCACAACGGCGAGGCGGCGCAGGCATTGGCCGCGAATCTGCGGGCCTTTGCCTGTCGCGGTCGGCTTCGCGCAGTCCTCGCAGTCCTCGAGGACAAGTCGCCCGAGTCGATCGTCGGGCCGCTCCTGCCGTTCGTAAGCCATTGGTATCTCGCGCAGAGCACGGATCCGCGCGCCATGCCCGTGGAGGTGCTGAGCAGGCGCTTGGATGTGATCTTGCCTGCACCTGCAGCGGTGTTGCTTCCGGATCTGGATGCCGCGCTCGATGCCGCGCAGTCCGCATCCGAGCCGGGGGACGCGCTGTTGGTCGTCGGCTCGTTCACGACCGTCGGGGTGGCGCTGCGTCGGCTCGATCCCGGGCGCGGCGATCGGGGCTGA
- the accD gene encoding acetyl-CoA carboxylase, carboxyltransferase subunit beta: MSWFEKLIPSRIRTDASTKRAVPEGVWAKCPGCQAILYRAELERNLEVCPKCSHHNRLSGRRRLETFLDPEGREEIGLDLESLDPLKFKDLKKYKDRLVQAQKQSSEKDALIVMRGRLKGQPIVASAFEFSFMGGSMGSVVGERFVRGVEAALEQHSPYICFSASGGARMQESLFSLMQMAKTSAALGRLREHSLPFVSVMTDPTMGGVSASLAMLGDLNIAEPNALIGFAGPRVIEQTVHEKLPEGFQRSEFLIEKGALDMIIDRRDLRERIADLLAILTHRPRYVRTVVPV; the protein is encoded by the coding sequence ATGAGCTGGTTCGAGAAGCTGATCCCGAGCCGCATCCGTACCGACGCCAGCACCAAACGGGCAGTCCCCGAGGGCGTCTGGGCCAAATGCCCGGGCTGTCAGGCCATCCTCTATCGGGCGGAGCTCGAGCGTAATCTGGAGGTCTGCCCCAAATGCAGCCATCACAACCGTTTGAGCGGGAGACGCCGACTCGAGACTTTTCTCGATCCGGAGGGCCGCGAGGAGATCGGGCTCGACCTCGAGTCTCTGGACCCGCTCAAGTTCAAAGATCTAAAGAAATACAAAGACCGACTCGTTCAGGCTCAGAAGCAGTCCTCCGAGAAAGATGCCTTAATCGTGATGCGTGGTCGGCTCAAAGGCCAGCCGATCGTTGCCTCGGCCTTCGAATTCAGTTTCATGGGCGGGTCCATGGGCTCGGTGGTCGGCGAGCGCTTCGTGCGGGGTGTCGAGGCGGCGCTCGAGCAACACTCGCCCTACATCTGTTTTTCGGCGAGCGGCGGCGCACGCATGCAGGAGAGCCTTTTCTCGCTGATGCAGATGGCCAAGACCAGCGCGGCCTTGGGACGCTTGCGCGAGCATTCGCTGCCCTTCGTCTCCGTGATGACGGATCCGACCATGGGAGGCGTCTCGGCGAGTCTCGCGATGCTCGGTGATCTCAACATCGCCGAGCCCAACGCCCTGATCGGCTTTGCCGGCCCGCGCGTCATCGAGCAGACCGTTCACGAAAAACTGCCCGAGGGCTTCCAGCGCAGCGAGTTCCTGATCGAAAAAGGCGCGCTCGATATGATCATCGACCGACGTGATCTACGCGAGCGTATCGCCGATCTGCTCGCGATTTTGACGCATCGGCCGCGGTATGTCCGCACCGTCGTGCCGGTCTGA
- the trpA gene encoding tryptophan synthase subunit alpha, translating to MSRIAARFEQLRERGRTALIPFVTAGDPSPAVTVPLMHAMVAAGVDLIELGVPFSDPIADGPVIQRATERALAAGVSLDDVLDMVRQFRERDTETPVILMGYLNPIEVMGYETFAVAAHGAGLDGALIVDVPPEEGHALVEMLKSQGLDLVYLLAPTSTEARIVRIGEVASGFVYYVSVKGVTGAGNLDTAAVAEKVGLIKSLIGLPVGVGFGINNAETAASVARVADAVIVGSAIVSRIEALAATPERIPEAVAEFLTGLRQAIDEVDAHVA from the coding sequence ATGAGTCGAATCGCCGCACGTTTCGAGCAGCTTCGCGAGCGTGGTCGCACCGCGCTCATTCCCTTCGTGACCGCAGGCGATCCGTCGCCCGCCGTGACCGTCCCTCTGATGCATGCCATGGTTGCTGCGGGCGTGGATCTGATCGAGCTGGGCGTGCCCTTCTCCGATCCGATCGCCGACGGTCCGGTCATTCAGCGTGCAACCGAGCGGGCCTTGGCCGCAGGCGTCTCGCTCGACGACGTGCTCGATATGGTTCGGCAGTTCCGCGAGCGCGACACCGAGACGCCCGTCATCCTCATGGGTTATCTCAATCCGATCGAGGTCATGGGGTACGAGACCTTCGCGGTTGCGGCGCACGGGGCCGGACTGGACGGCGCACTGATCGTGGACGTGCCGCCGGAGGAGGGCCACGCGTTGGTCGAGATGCTGAAGTCGCAGGGGCTCGACTTGGTCTATCTCCTGGCTCCGACCTCGACCGAGGCGCGCATCGTGCGGATCGGCGAGGTCGCATCCGGGTTCGTCTATTACGTCTCGGTCAAGGGCGTGACCGGGGCCGGGAACCTGGACACCGCCGCGGTGGCGGAGAAGGTCGGTTTGATCAAGTCGCTGATCGGGCTCCCTGTCGGGGTCGGGTTCGGAATCAACAACGCCGAGACTGCAGCTTCGGTCGCCCGGGTCGCCGATGCGGTCATCGTCGGCAGCGCGATCGTGAGTCGAATCGAGGCGCTCGCCGCGACCCCGGAGCGGATCCCGGAGGCTGTCGCCGAATTTCTCACCGGTCTACGTCAGGCCATCGACGAGGTGGATGCCCATGTCGCCTAA
- the trpB gene encoding tryptophan synthase subunit beta: protein MSTSPDNFDWDFAGAASARRSHPGAYDFPDAGGHFGPYGGMFVPETLMHPLEELRTAYERYLADPQFQAELDADLQDYVGRPSPLYHAERWSRELGGAQIFLKREDLNHTGAHKVNNTIGQALLARRMGKTRIIAETGAGQHGVASATVAARLGLECVVYMGEVDIARQEANVYRMRLLGARVVSVTSGSRTLKDALNEAMRDWVTNIDNTFYIIGTVAGPHPYPAMVRDFQAVIGREARAQILARSGRLPDALVACVGGGSNAIGLFYPFIGDEDVAIYGVEAAGDGLQTGRHAAPLCAGRPGVLHGNRTYLMEDNHGQIVETHSISAGLDYPGVGPEHAWLKDSGRALYDSVTDDEALRAFHHLTRTEGIIPALESSHALAYVHKLAPTMRKDQTIIVNLSGRGDKDMHTVASHDGLVL from the coding sequence TTTGGACCCTACGGCGGGATGTTCGTCCCCGAGACCCTCATGCACCCGCTCGAAGAGTTGCGCACCGCCTACGAGCGCTACCTGGCCGATCCGCAGTTCCAGGCCGAGCTCGATGCCGACCTGCAGGACTATGTCGGCCGGCCCTCGCCCCTCTATCACGCCGAGCGCTGGAGCCGCGAACTCGGCGGCGCTCAGATCTTTCTCAAGCGCGAGGATCTGAATCACACCGGCGCGCACAAGGTCAACAACACCATCGGTCAGGCCCTTCTGGCGCGACGGATGGGCAAGACCCGCATCATCGCCGAGACCGGCGCCGGTCAACACGGGGTGGCGAGTGCGACCGTGGCGGCACGGCTCGGGCTGGAATGCGTCGTGTATATGGGCGAGGTCGATATCGCCCGCCAGGAGGCGAACGTCTATCGCATGCGCCTGCTCGGCGCGCGCGTGGTCTCGGTCACCTCCGGCTCGCGCACGCTCAAGGATGCGCTCAACGAGGCGATGCGCGACTGGGTCACCAACATCGACAACACCTTCTATATCATCGGCACCGTTGCCGGTCCGCATCCCTATCCGGCGATGGTTCGGGATTTCCAGGCGGTCATCGGTCGCGAGGCCCGTGCACAGATCCTTGCGCGCAGCGGGCGTTTGCCCGATGCCTTGGTCGCCTGCGTGGGGGGCGGCTCCAACGCCATCGGCCTCTTTTACCCCTTCATCGGGGACGAGGATGTGGCTATCTACGGTGTTGAGGCCGCGGGCGACGGCCTGCAGACCGGTCGCCATGCCGCGCCGCTCTGTGCGGGCCGACCCGGCGTGCTGCACGGCAACCGCACCTATCTGATGGAAGACAACCACGGCCAGATCGTCGAGACCCATTCCATCTCGGCCGGGCTCGACTACCCGGGTGTCGGCCCGGAGCACGCCTGGCTCAAGGACAGCGGACGCGCCCTTTACGACTCGGTCACCGACGACGAGGCTCTGCGCGCCTTTCATCACCTGACCCGAACCGAAGGGATCATCCCCGCGCTCGAGTCCAGTCACGCCTTGGCCTACGTGCACAAGCTCGCCCCGACCATGCGCAAGGATCAGACGATCATCGTCAATCTCTCGGGGCGCGGGGACAAGGATATGCACACGGTCGCCAGTCACGACGGGTTGGTCTTATGA